A window from Pyrococcus kukulkanii encodes these proteins:
- a CDS encoding metal ABC transporter ATP-binding protein, producing MEYVIEAENLTITYNGYEAVKDLTFKLKKGETMLLLGPNGAGKTTLLRVLAGFHTEYRGKILVFGRPPLEVKDRVAYVPQTFSLNTRVPLSVLDVVAMGALYRKGIVHFNVPRDIIDRALEVLDFLGLKYLAERPFRELSGGQRQRVLIARALMSNPELLLLDEPLSALDPKARIDATSTLSKIKAEIGLTMIITTHDVNPLIEIGDKVMLIDRRLVAFGTPEEVLRDEIIGSVYGPASRTVKVGERLYCIIGDVHLRVR from the coding sequence ATGGAGTACGTTATAGAGGCAGAAAACCTCACGATAACCTATAATGGTTATGAGGCCGTGAAAGATTTGACGTTTAAACTTAAAAAAGGCGAGACGATGCTCTTGCTTGGCCCTAACGGTGCAGGTAAAACAACTCTACTCAGGGTTCTTGCTGGATTTCACACCGAATATAGGGGAAAGATCTTGGTGTTTGGGAGGCCTCCACTCGAGGTAAAAGATAGGGTAGCTTACGTCCCTCAGACCTTCTCCCTTAACACGAGAGTTCCCTTAAGTGTTCTCGATGTCGTCGCGATGGGTGCCCTTTATAGGAAGGGCATAGTTCACTTTAATGTTCCCAGGGATATCATAGATAGGGCTCTGGAGGTTCTGGACTTCCTGGGGCTTAAGTACCTTGCCGAAAGACCGTTTAGGGAGCTCAGCGGTGGTCAGAGGCAGAGAGTTTTAATTGCCCGAGCCCTAATGTCGAACCCTGAGTTGTTGCTCTTGGACGAACCCCTGTCAGCTTTAGACCCCAAGGCCAGGATAGATGCAACTTCCACCCTTTCAAAGATAAAGGCTGAGATCGGGCTTACAATGATTATAACGACTCACGACGTTAATCCGCTGATCGAAATAGGAGACAAGGTAATGTTAATAGACAGAAGACTGGTGGCTTTTGGAACGCCCGAAGAGGTTCTGAGGGATGAGATAATAGGGAGTGTTTATGGACCGGCATCGAGAACTGTGAAGGTTGGAGAGAGGTTGTACTGCATAATAGGTGACGTACATTTGAGGGTGAGGTAA
- a CDS encoding DUF4932 domain-containing protein: MKKYPVVILLLMVVIAQGCIQTTPTTTSTQTIHNEFIRMQVSDRVYVEIDPRLELLQILYRISDSSWYREHVDPKKIGITSEKYSYIKDVDEYFTQYRNMKAVKMVNEMISMGLTYDAIPEFAIHLDPVNFSKAVEWDDMLELRPFLDTKKLDEFASAIAEFANKTNFWEFYRDHEEFYNRTLGEFVEDNPGIPELVNIEEEFFGENASAWHIIPMTVFCCHGHGYYLRGKNGVVIYAFLGFRGLKNGIPVVPATAMGSSFLAHEFAHSFVNPAVDKYYGLFEPYESLFDPVSNKLKAMAYSDFKTMLYETFVRAFEVYYLNATGNEKAATLKLNSEKKTFYFIDKVYHAYVNDYMNHRDKYRTFEDFMPRLAEVIGEVYNETDGGKNVEVPLTVSDFLMALKDKGGIVAYDYGEHARKLAFWIYDRFKSMGLKVEIKPISELNGKDKERNLLLVMLSSNPLVQEIKGPMVINGTRVYSRKSKKYYSGSLRIFEVVRNPWSGDSLIFAIIATDDRALNNIHAYNDMTYSIRDSKDRLLEAG; the protein is encoded by the coding sequence ATGAAGAAATATCCCGTAGTTATTTTACTGCTAATGGTTGTAATAGCTCAGGGGTGCATTCAAACAACGCCCACCACCACGTCTACCCAAACAATCCACAATGAGTTTATCCGAATGCAAGTTTCTGATAGGGTCTACGTTGAGATAGATCCGAGGCTTGAACTATTGCAGATCTTGTATAGGATTTCCGATTCAAGCTGGTATAGGGAGCACGTTGACCCAAAAAAGATAGGAATAACTTCCGAAAAATATTCATACATCAAAGACGTTGACGAGTACTTCACTCAATACAGGAACATGAAAGCCGTTAAAATGGTTAATGAAATGATCTCGATGGGCTTAACCTACGATGCCATTCCGGAATTCGCAATTCACCTCGACCCTGTAAACTTCTCTAAGGCCGTGGAGTGGGATGACATGCTCGAGCTGAGGCCGTTCTTGGACACGAAAAAGCTTGACGAGTTTGCGAGTGCTATCGCTGAATTCGCCAACAAAACGAACTTCTGGGAGTTCTATAGGGATCATGAAGAATTTTACAACAGAACTTTGGGGGAGTTCGTTGAGGACAATCCCGGGATCCCCGAGCTGGTAAATATTGAAGAGGAGTTCTTCGGTGAGAATGCATCGGCATGGCACATTATTCCGATGACTGTTTTCTGCTGCCACGGGCACGGGTACTACCTTCGGGGGAAGAACGGAGTTGTAATATACGCTTTCCTAGGCTTTAGAGGGCTGAAAAATGGGATTCCCGTGGTGCCGGCCACCGCTATGGGGTCAAGCTTTTTGGCCCATGAATTTGCTCACAGCTTCGTAAATCCCGCCGTTGATAAATACTACGGTCTCTTTGAGCCCTATGAGTCGCTTTTTGATCCCGTTTCGAATAAACTAAAGGCAATGGCTTATTCTGACTTTAAGACAATGCTCTACGAAACGTTCGTTAGGGCGTTTGAAGTTTACTACCTCAACGCCACGGGAAACGAAAAAGCTGCAACTCTAAAGCTCAATTCGGAGAAGAAGACATTTTACTTCATAGATAAAGTGTATCATGCCTACGTAAATGATTATATGAACCACAGGGACAAGTACAGGACATTCGAAGACTTCATGCCCAGGCTTGCCGAAGTCATTGGAGAAGTTTACAATGAGACCGATGGGGGAAAGAACGTTGAGGTTCCCCTAACGGTTAGTGACTTTTTAATGGCCCTTAAAGATAAGGGTGGGATAGTGGCTTATGATTACGGTGAGCATGCAAGGAAGCTGGCGTTTTGGATTTATGATAGATTTAAATCTATGGGGCTGAAAGTTGAGATAAAGCCCATCTCAGAGTTAAATGGGAAAGATAAGGAGCGGAACTTGCTCCTGGTTATGCTCTCAAGCAATCCCCTAGTTCAGGAAATCAAGGGACCGATGGTGATTAATGGAACGAGGGTTTACAGTAGGAAAAGCAAAAAATATTACTCGGGATCTCTAAGGATCTTTGAGGTTGTTAGGAACCCATGGAGTGGAGATTCACTGATTTTCGCAATCATAGCTACCGATGATAGGGCACTGAACAACATCCATGCCTACAACGATATGACGTATAGCATAAGGGATTCTAAGGATAGGTTGCTCGAGGCGGGATAG
- the glyA gene encoding serine hydroxymethyltransferase, with protein sequence MTYREYRDKVLNFIEEHEKWRSHTINLIASENITSPSVNRAVASGFMHKYAEGWPRQRYYQGCKYVDEVELIGVELFTKLFKSDFADLRPISGTNANQAVFFGLGQPGDKVIVLHTSHGGHISHMPFGAAGMRGLEVHTWPFDNESFNIDVDKAEKMIRELEPKIVMFGGSLFPFPHPVKELAPVAKEVGAFVVYDAAHVLGLIAGGEFQDPLREGADIMTASTHKTFPGPQGGVILYKKFADDETIAKLQGAIFPGVLSNHHLHHMAGKVITAAEMLEYGEAYAKQIVKNAKALAEALAEEGFKVIGEDQGYTKSHQVIVDVSDLHPAGGGWAAPLLEEAGIILNKNLLPWDPLEKVNEPSGLRIGVQEMTRVGMMEDDMKEIAHFMKRVLLDKEDPKKVRRDVYYFRLEFQKVYYSFDYGLPMKK encoded by the coding sequence ATGACCTACAGGGAGTATAGGGATAAGGTTCTGAACTTTATTGAGGAGCACGAAAAGTGGAGGAGCCATACCATAAACCTGATCGCGAGTGAGAACATAACTTCCCCAAGCGTTAATAGGGCAGTGGCTTCAGGTTTCATGCACAAGTACGCAGAGGGGTGGCCAAGGCAGAGGTACTATCAGGGATGTAAGTACGTTGACGAGGTCGAGCTCATTGGTGTCGAGCTCTTCACTAAGTTATTCAAGAGCGACTTTGCCGATCTAAGGCCAATCTCAGGAACTAATGCTAATCAAGCAGTATTCTTCGGCCTCGGCCAGCCTGGGGATAAGGTAATCGTCCTCCACACGAGCCATGGAGGGCATATAAGCCACATGCCATTCGGTGCTGCAGGAATGCGCGGCTTAGAAGTACATACCTGGCCCTTCGATAATGAGTCATTCAACATCGACGTTGACAAGGCCGAGAAGATGATAAGGGAACTTGAGCCAAAGATAGTCATGTTCGGCGGCTCACTCTTCCCGTTCCCGCACCCAGTCAAGGAGCTCGCTCCAGTTGCAAAGGAAGTTGGGGCATTCGTCGTTTACGATGCAGCCCACGTCCTCGGTCTAATCGCTGGAGGAGAGTTCCAAGATCCACTTAGGGAAGGAGCGGACATAATGACTGCTTCAACCCACAAGACCTTCCCAGGACCCCAGGGTGGAGTCATACTCTACAAGAAGTTTGCCGACGATGAAACCATAGCAAAGCTCCAGGGGGCGATCTTCCCAGGAGTGCTGAGCAACCACCACCTCCACCACATGGCCGGTAAGGTAATTACGGCTGCAGAGATGCTGGAGTACGGTGAAGCCTACGCAAAGCAGATCGTGAAGAACGCTAAGGCCTTGGCTGAAGCATTGGCAGAAGAAGGATTTAAGGTCATCGGTGAAGACCAGGGATACACGAAGAGCCACCAGGTAATAGTCGATGTCAGCGACCTACACCCGGCTGGAGGAGGTTGGGCAGCTCCACTCCTCGAGGAGGCTGGGATAATTCTCAACAAGAACCTCCTGCCGTGGGATCCGCTCGAGAAGGTCAACGAGCCTAGTGGATTGAGAATCGGAGTTCAGGAGATGACCAGGGTCGGAATGATGGAGGATGACATGAAGGAGATAGCCCACTTCATGAAGAGGGTTCTCTTGGACAAGGAGGATCCAAAGAAGGTCAGGAGAGACGTGTACTACTTCAGGCTTGAGTTCCAGAAGGTCTACTATTCGTTCGACTATGGTCTCCCAATGAAGAAGTAA
- a CDS encoding dolichyl-phosphate-mannose--protein mannosyltransferase — MDYSILKRRWRGIVFFSYLILLIGGSTYYMIEWAKVEDYMGDEVWYVSATRNMLSLLGVKVKYIENDTGGVNVIYNEPLYAGKVIVYFHGLKFEGLYREYPQLPEFARKLGVRIKVIPFNYTRNESEWENLKLKIWEIAYRNSFTSYTTYSEFPGVYYEIPEEYLKNFTKETEGIKGVRIVPGYRYPDKENIHKYLNTEHPFLGKDLIALGMLINDKPFYWRIPGIVEHALIVMVVVFVTYRLTKSYLASAIAATFSALDPLLFATGIVAMLDIHVAFFVALFMLTIALNRIRLSGFTLGLAAATKLSGAFVFPILWIKILRKKDWKEFILSGVVLPIVGFMIPEIPIIKAIGFIPWFQEFLGSFAWHLSFKGEHPAEAPFWMWFISLKPFPFHYNPDVYAVTDPILMLAMVVFIFAVPYVATRRRGLHEIFWMFWSIVGFFALHYILGGKTQFIFYATPLVPPAAVALGVIGYDIIKWEYFEKSLRMYWKWIKEYFEGWLEILRLLKKLVKR; from the coding sequence TTGGATTACTCTATACTAAAAAGGAGATGGAGGGGGATAGTGTTTTTTTCTTACTTAATCCTTCTCATTGGAGGCTCAACGTACTACATGATCGAATGGGCTAAAGTTGAAGATTATATGGGAGATGAGGTCTGGTACGTCTCAGCAACTAGAAATATGCTCTCCCTTCTTGGTGTCAAGGTCAAATACATAGAGAACGACACCGGCGGGGTTAACGTGATCTATAATGAACCCCTGTACGCGGGAAAGGTTATAGTCTACTTCCACGGCCTCAAGTTCGAGGGGCTCTATAGGGAATATCCCCAACTCCCCGAGTTCGCAAGGAAGCTTGGAGTGAGGATTAAAGTCATACCTTTTAATTATACGAGAAATGAAAGTGAATGGGAAAATTTAAAGCTAAAAATCTGGGAAATCGCTTATAGAAATTCTTTTACAAGCTATACAACGTACTCCGAGTTCCCTGGTGTTTACTACGAAATCCCAGAAGAGTACCTAAAAAACTTCACAAAAGAAACCGAAGGGATCAAGGGAGTGAGGATTGTGCCGGGGTATAGGTATCCTGACAAGGAGAACATCCACAAGTACTTGAACACCGAACACCCCTTCCTGGGAAAAGACCTGATAGCCTTGGGGATGCTCATAAACGATAAGCCCTTCTACTGGAGGATTCCCGGGATAGTGGAGCACGCCCTTATAGTTATGGTAGTAGTATTCGTAACTTACAGGCTAACGAAGAGTTATCTTGCATCAGCAATAGCCGCGACCTTTTCAGCTCTAGATCCATTGTTATTCGCAACGGGGATCGTTGCGATGCTTGACATACACGTCGCATTCTTCGTGGCATTGTTCATGCTTACGATAGCCCTCAACAGGATTAGACTTTCCGGGTTTACTTTAGGACTAGCTGCGGCAACTAAGCTGAGCGGGGCCTTCGTATTTCCAATCTTATGGATCAAGATATTGAGGAAGAAGGACTGGAAGGAATTCATACTTTCTGGAGTCGTGCTGCCAATCGTGGGATTCATGATTCCGGAGATCCCAATAATAAAAGCGATAGGCTTTATTCCATGGTTCCAAGAGTTCCTGGGAAGCTTCGCCTGGCATTTAAGCTTCAAAGGTGAGCACCCCGCAGAAGCTCCCTTCTGGATGTGGTTCATCTCATTAAAACCCTTCCCGTTCCACTACAATCCAGATGTCTATGCGGTTACCGATCCGATACTAATGCTTGCGATGGTTGTCTTCATATTCGCCGTGCCGTACGTTGCTACAAGGAGGAGAGGGTTGCACGAAATATTCTGGATGTTCTGGTCCATAGTGGGGTTCTTTGCACTACACTACATTCTAGGGGGAAAGACCCAGTTCATATTCTATGCAACTCCACTCGTACCTCCGGCGGCAGTGGCCTTAGGCGTTATAGGTTACGACATCATCAAGTGGGAGTACTTCGAGAAGTCCCTGAGGATGTACTGGAAGTGGATAAAGGAGTACTTCGAAGGCTGGCTCGAAATTCTAAGACTTCTTAAAAAACTTGTCAAGCGTTAG
- a CDS encoding RNA-guided pseudouridylation complex pseudouridine synthase subunit Cbf5: MARDEVRRILPADIKREVLIKDEKAETNPKWGFPPDKRPIELHMQFGVINLDKPPGPTSHEVVAWIKKLFNLEKAGHGGTLDPKVSGVLPVALEKATRVVQALLPAGKEYVALMHLHGDVPEDKIIRVMKEFEGEIIQRPPLRSAVKRRLRTRKVYYIEILEIEGRDVLFRVGVEAGTYIRSLIHHIGLALGVGAHMAELRRTRSGPFKEDETLVTLHDLVDYYHFWKEDGIEEYFRKAIQPMEKAVEHLPKVWIKDSAVAAVTHGADLAVPGIAKLNAGIKKGDLVAIMTLKDELVALGKAMMTSQEMLQKSKGIAVDVEKVFMPRDWYPKMW; this comes from the coding sequence ATGGCGAGGGATGAAGTTAGGAGAATTCTTCCCGCTGATATTAAGAGGGAAGTGCTCATCAAGGATGAGAAAGCTGAAACCAATCCAAAGTGGGGCTTTCCTCCGGACAAGAGACCTATAGAGTTACACATGCAGTTTGGAGTTATAAACTTGGATAAACCTCCAGGACCAACGAGTCACGAGGTCGTTGCTTGGATAAAGAAGTTATTCAACTTGGAGAAGGCGGGCCACGGTGGAACATTGGATCCTAAGGTAAGTGGAGTCCTGCCCGTAGCTTTAGAAAAGGCAACAAGGGTAGTTCAGGCCTTACTTCCGGCTGGAAAGGAGTACGTAGCTTTGATGCACCTCCACGGTGACGTTCCGGAGGATAAGATAATCAGGGTGATGAAGGAGTTTGAGGGTGAGATAATCCAGAGGCCTCCCCTTAGGAGTGCAGTCAAGAGGAGGCTGAGGACTAGGAAGGTTTACTACATTGAGATCCTCGAAATAGAGGGCAGGGATGTACTGTTTAGGGTTGGAGTGGAGGCTGGAACTTACATAAGATCGCTTATTCACCACATAGGGCTAGCTTTGGGTGTTGGAGCTCACATGGCCGAGCTTAGGAGAACTAGGAGCGGTCCCTTCAAGGAGGATGAAACCCTCGTAACACTCCACGATCTCGTGGACTACTACCACTTCTGGAAGGAGGATGGAATTGAGGAGTACTTCAGGAAGGCAATCCAACCCATGGAGAAGGCCGTTGAGCATCTGCCTAAGGTGTGGATAAAGGATTCAGCCGTTGCCGCTGTAACGCACGGCGCTGACCTAGCGGTTCCTGGGATAGCCAAGCTTAACGCTGGGATAAAGAAGGGGGATCTAGTTGCCATAATGACGCTCAAGGATGAGTTGGTGGCCTTAGGAAAGGCTATGATGACAAGTCAGGAGATGCTTCAGAAGAGCAAGGGGATAGCTGTGGACGTAGAAAAAGTGTTCATGCCCAGGGACTGGTATCCAAAGATGTGGTAA
- the rnhB gene encoding ribonuclease HII → MIMAGIDEAGRGPAIGPLVIAVAVASEDKLERLRGIGVRDSKQLTPERRRELFNKITSILDDYFILKVWPQEIDSRKGSMNELEVEKFAQALNSLNVRPQIIYADAADVKAEGFAKAIKARLSYEADVIAEHKADAKYPIVSAASILAKVTRDEEVEKLKEEYGDFGSGYPSDPRTRMWLEGWFKVHRSFPPIVRRTWDTVKRIEEKYKGEQLTLDKFFKKS, encoded by the coding sequence ATGATAATGGCAGGAATAGATGAAGCTGGAAGAGGGCCGGCAATTGGGCCGCTCGTCATAGCGGTGGCCGTGGCTAGCGAGGATAAACTTGAGAGGCTTAGGGGCATTGGTGTTAGGGATTCGAAGCAATTAACTCCCGAGAGAAGGAGAGAATTGTTTAATAAAATAACTTCTATCCTTGATGACTACTTTATCCTAAAGGTGTGGCCCCAGGAAATAGACTCTAGAAAGGGAAGTATGAACGAGCTTGAGGTTGAGAAGTTCGCTCAGGCTTTAAACTCTCTTAATGTGAGACCCCAGATAATATATGCCGATGCCGCCGATGTTAAGGCCGAGGGGTTCGCTAAGGCAATAAAGGCTAGGCTCTCCTATGAGGCCGATGTCATTGCCGAGCATAAGGCCGATGCTAAGTACCCAATAGTTTCAGCCGCATCAATCCTCGCGAAGGTGACGAGGGATGAGGAGGTGGAGAAGTTAAAGGAAGAGTACGGTGACTTTGGCTCCGGCTATCCAAGCGATCCTAGAACGAGGATGTGGCTTGAAGGGTGGTTTAAGGTTCACAGGAGCTTTCCTCCGATAGTTAGGAGAACGTGGGATACTGTAAAGAGGATTGAAGAGAAGTATAAAGGGGAGCAGCTAACGCTTGACAAGTTTTTTAAGAAGTCTTAG
- the pfkC gene encoding ADP-specific phosphofructokinase, giving the protein MLEEVRKLSAYTAYNANVDAIVNLRAGIVQNLIDSFGADEIRRRIEEYPREIKEPLDFVARLIHALKTGKPMAVPLTNEEMHRWFDETFKYDMERIGGQAGIIANLMAGLKVKKVIAYTPFLPKRLAELFRKGVLYPVVEDGKLKLKPIQEAYREGDPLKVNRIFEFRKGMKFKLGDEVIEVPHSGRFIVSSRFESISRIETKDELRPFLPEIGRQVDGAILSGYQGLRLQYSDGKDANYYLRKAKEDIMALKEADIKVHVEFASIQDRKLRKKVVTNVFPLVDSVGMDEAEIAYILSVLGYRDLADRIFTYNRIEDAILGGMIILDELNFEVLQVHTIYYLMYITHRDNPLSEEELAKSLEFGAILAATRASLGDITKPEDYEVGLKVPFNERSDYIRLRFEEAKRKLRMREYKVVVVPTRLVPNPVSTVGLGDTISTGTFLSYIALLKKHSK; this is encoded by the coding sequence ATGCTCGAGGAAGTAAGGAAGCTTAGCGCGTATACAGCGTACAACGCTAACGTTGATGCTATAGTGAATTTAAGAGCTGGAATCGTCCAAAACTTAATTGACTCTTTTGGAGCAGATGAAATCAGGAGGAGAATTGAAGAATATCCTAGGGAAATTAAAGAACCGTTAGACTTCGTTGCAAGGCTAATACATGCCCTCAAGACTGGAAAACCCATGGCCGTTCCCCTAACAAATGAGGAGATGCACAGGTGGTTTGATGAGACGTTCAAGTACGATATGGAGAGGATAGGGGGGCAGGCCGGAATAATAGCCAACTTAATGGCCGGGTTAAAGGTAAAAAAGGTCATAGCATATACCCCGTTCCTGCCAAAGAGGCTAGCAGAACTCTTCCGAAAAGGTGTCTTATACCCAGTAGTTGAGGATGGAAAGCTTAAGTTAAAGCCGATCCAAGAGGCATACAGGGAGGGGGATCCCCTTAAGGTCAACAGGATCTTCGAGTTCAGGAAGGGAATGAAGTTCAAGCTTGGGGACGAAGTTATAGAGGTTCCCCACTCCGGAAGGTTTATAGTGTCTTCAAGGTTCGAGAGCATAAGCAGGATCGAAACTAAAGATGAGCTCAGGCCCTTCCTCCCCGAGATAGGCAGGCAAGTTGATGGGGCAATCCTCTCCGGGTACCAGGGATTAAGGCTCCAGTACTCGGATGGAAAGGACGCGAACTACTATTTGAGGAAGGCGAAGGAAGATATAATGGCCCTCAAAGAGGCCGACATAAAGGTTCACGTAGAGTTTGCCTCAATCCAAGACAGGAAGCTTAGAAAGAAAGTAGTGACAAACGTATTCCCGCTCGTTGACAGCGTTGGAATGGACGAAGCTGAGATTGCATACATACTCAGCGTTCTCGGCTATAGGGATCTCGCGGATAGGATATTCACGTACAATAGGATTGAAGATGCAATCCTAGGTGGAATGATAATACTCGACGAGCTCAACTTCGAGGTACTTCAGGTTCACACGATCTACTACCTTATGTACATAACCCACAGGGATAACCCCCTAAGTGAGGAGGAGCTTGCAAAAAGCCTAGAGTTTGGAGCAATCTTGGCCGCGACAAGGGCGTCCCTCGGAGATATAACGAAGCCGGAGGACTATGAAGTTGGACTCAAGGTTCCTTTCAATGAGAGGAGTGATTACATTAGGCTAAGGTTCGAAGAGGCGAAGAGGAAACTCAGGATGAGGGAGTATAAGGTTGTTGTCGTGCCCACAAGGCTAGTTCCAAACCCAGTTTCAACGGTTGGACTTGGAGATACAATTTCAACTGGAACATTTCTCAGTTATATTGCCCTTCTCAAGAAGCACTCCAAGTAA
- a CDS encoding molybdopterin molybdotransferase MoeA, whose protein sequence is MEFKKLTPYKEALKILLDDVEEVESEIVPLEKALGRVLAEDIVSRFMVPPFDRSAVDGYAVRAEDTFPAREYSPVELEVVEEVPAGMTPKKEVTPGKAIKVLTGAKIPKGANAVIMQEIAKREKNKIYVLRPVAPGQNIAFAGEDVKEGEVVMKKGQILRPQDLAMLKALGIKEVKVKKRPKVGIIITGSELVEEPSEKAFEEGKIVETNSIMLIGLVERYFGEPVFYGLVSDDEEKIGKAIKRAREECDLVLVTGGSAFGDRDYAHKFVNLKFHGTTIKPGRPIGYGEKIFIMSGYPAAVFAQFHLFVKHALAKMVGARDYEVKVRAILEDDVPSQLGRYEFVKVYYKDGRARVMKKKGSGIISSLVKSNAYLEVPEDSEGYRRGEEVWITLY, encoded by the coding sequence TTGGAGTTCAAGAAGTTGACTCCATACAAGGAGGCCCTCAAGATCCTTCTGGACGACGTTGAAGAAGTTGAGAGTGAGATCGTGCCCCTTGAAAAAGCTCTCGGAAGGGTACTTGCTGAGGATATAGTTTCCAGATTCATGGTACCTCCATTTGATAGGTCAGCAGTTGATGGGTATGCAGTTAGGGCTGAAGACACGTTTCCAGCTAGAGAGTACAGCCCAGTTGAGCTCGAGGTTGTAGAGGAAGTTCCAGCAGGAATGACCCCAAAAAAGGAAGTAACCCCAGGAAAGGCCATTAAGGTTCTTACTGGGGCTAAGATTCCCAAGGGAGCTAATGCCGTGATAATGCAGGAGATCGCGAAGAGGGAGAAAAATAAGATATACGTGCTTAGACCCGTAGCCCCTGGCCAAAACATAGCATTTGCAGGAGAAGACGTAAAGGAAGGAGAGGTTGTAATGAAGAAGGGCCAAATCTTAAGGCCCCAGGATCTTGCAATGCTGAAAGCTCTCGGAATTAAAGAGGTTAAAGTTAAGAAGAGGCCCAAGGTTGGGATAATAATCACCGGAAGCGAGCTTGTTGAGGAGCCAAGTGAAAAGGCCTTTGAAGAAGGGAAGATAGTTGAGACAAATTCAATAATGCTCATAGGCCTTGTAGAGAGGTACTTTGGGGAGCCCGTATTTTACGGGCTTGTATCCGATGATGAAGAGAAGATCGGGAAAGCAATTAAGAGGGCAAGAGAAGAGTGTGACCTAGTTCTAGTTACAGGAGGATCTGCCTTCGGGGACAGAGACTATGCCCACAAGTTCGTAAATCTGAAGTTTCATGGAACCACGATAAAGCCCGGAAGACCCATTGGCTACGGTGAGAAGATCTTCATAATGAGCGGTTATCCAGCTGCAGTATTTGCCCAGTTCCACCTATTTGTCAAGCACGCACTAGCCAAGATGGTCGGAGCGAGGGATTACGAGGTGAAGGTTAGGGCAATACTGGAAGATGATGTACCCAGCCAGCTGGGAAGGTATGAGTTCGTGAAGGTTTACTATAAGGACGGAAGGGCAAGAGTCATGAAGAAGAAGGGAAGCGGAATAATCAGCTCCCTCGTCAAGAGTAACGCCTACCTTGAGGTTCCAGAAGACAGCGAAGGCTACAGGCGGGGGGAGGAAGTTTGGATTACTCTATACTAA
- a CDS encoding metal ABC transporter permease produces the protein MIEEYLFRAILASLMVGTLLGLLSPLINVKGIAFLTHATFHALLFGAVLGMILGLMVGNLSLIFWISLIVAIVVVMIIAEMEIRGYSSDTAVGATAGLVAGLTVLGFGILYKVMASKPYFGLSESIVTYLTGEIFLITLNDLWMLVLGGVIAFAIMLAFYRDFIYLSFDPEGLESHGGNVRLYLMILYFLVGAIGGLIVKTVGLITLQVLAVLPGAIALTLSKDLRGLIGLSLGITLLTQVSSVILGYLLDVPPSGLATVFLGTLYGALMVRRKLA, from the coding sequence ATGATAGAGGAATATTTATTCAGAGCAATACTAGCGAGTTTGATGGTTGGAACTCTCCTTGGCTTATTAAGCCCTCTCATAAACGTTAAGGGGATAGCCTTCCTCACCCACGCAACTTTTCATGCCCTCCTTTTCGGGGCGGTTTTGGGGATGATCCTCGGATTAATGGTTGGTAACCTCTCCCTGATATTTTGGATATCCCTAATCGTTGCGATAGTCGTTGTTATGATAATAGCCGAGATGGAGATAAGGGGCTACTCCTCGGATACGGCGGTTGGGGCTACTGCAGGACTAGTTGCTGGTTTAACTGTTCTTGGCTTTGGAATTCTTTACAAGGTCATGGCTTCTAAGCCTTACTTCGGCCTTTCCGAGAGCATCGTAACTTACCTCACCGGTGAGATATTTCTCATAACTTTGAATGACCTCTGGATGCTCGTCCTTGGTGGAGTTATAGCCTTCGCGATAATGCTTGCCTTTTACAGGGACTTCATCTACCTGAGCTTCGATCCTGAAGGTCTTGAAAGCCATGGAGGAAACGTGAGGCTCTACCTCATGATCCTCTACTTCTTAGTGGGTGCAATCGGTGGTTTGATAGTTAAAACCGTTGGGCTGATAACCCTTCAAGTCCTCGCCGTTCTCCCTGGGGCCATAGCCTTAACACTTTCAAAGGATCTCCGCGGGTTAATTGGCCTTAGCTTGGGTATAACCCTTTTAACCCAGGTTTCCTCCGTAATCCTCGGGTACCTTTTAGACGTTCCGCCGAGTGGTTTGGCAACTGTCTTCCTTGGAACCCTCTATGGGGCGTTAATGGTTAGGAGGAAGCTGGCATGA